In Ipomoea triloba cultivar NCNSP0323 chromosome 7, ASM357664v1, a single genomic region encodes these proteins:
- the LOC116024856 gene encoding uncharacterized protein LOC116024856, with the protein MLSVIDCMCDVGESRWLAPHLKAIKTLWLCGSSLMRMDVSVFPTAIDLQVMKLYELNFGCQKQLSVAMQLLKKCPNLCELRIIADEFRGKDDQEAASRLLEDPDSGFVIQELKMLNTIKIESFSEFALEMLFMKMLLAKSPVLERVVIVKDWHMNASEERKVQRKLECFPRASPNAQIIFTGNYYASMSDDWLDTHGFTLLEF; encoded by the exons ATGTTGTCTGTTATTGATTGTATGTGTGATGTGGGTGAGTCAAGATGGTTGGCGCCACATTTGAAAGCCATTAAGACTCTTTGGTTGTGTGGCTCTTCATTGATG CGTATGGATGTATCTGTGTTTCCAACTGCAATAGATCTGCAAGTAATGAAGctatatgaattaaattttgGTTGTCAGAAGCAACTCTCCGTTGCTATGCAATTGCTTAAAAAATGTCCCAACCTATGTGAACTGCGGATTATTGCGGATGAG TTCCGTGGGAAGGATGACCAAGAAGCTGCTTCAAGGCTTTTAGAGGATCCAGACAGTGGCTTTGTTATTCAGGAGCTGAAGATGCTTAACACAATCAAGATTGAATCATTCAGTGAATTCGCACTCGAAATGCTTTTTATGAAAATGCTGCTAGCAAAATCCCCTGTGCTAGAAAGAGTTGTTATTGTGAAGGATTGGCATATGAATGCTTCCGAGGAGAGAAAAGTCCAAAGGAAGTTGGAATGCTTCCCTCGTGCATCTCCAAACGCACAAATTATCTTCACGGGCAATTACTATGCATCTATGAGCGATGACTGGCTGGATACCCATGGTTTTACCCTTTTAGAATTTTAG